Sequence from the Ereboglobus luteus genome:
CCAAGCGCAGATAATCATACATGATGTTTTTAGCCACGGCGTTGGCGCTTGGTGTTCGAGGGCGATTTCGTTTTGCCCTTCGCGCAGCCAGTCCGCGGGGAATCGCACGTCGCGCCGCGGTGTATTGGCCGTGGATGCCGGCGCGCATCATCGCGTGTCTTTCGGCAAATCGCGCACGATGGCGGCCTCGCGCCCGTTGACGAGGACGCGCAGGATGCTGTGTGCGCCCCGGCAATCGCGAGGTGCAGCACGGCGTCGCCGCCGCCGGTCGATATGGATTGTCGCAGTCAAATAGATTCGCCATGTGGCGCCGCGATACGTGCCGTCGGGCTGGATGCGCGCGATTTGCGCATAGTTCCAGTCGCGACGGGGGATCGCTTTTGCCGATGATGTAGGTGATGTCGTTTGGAAAGTCTTTCGGATACTCGAGCCACAGTCCCCATCGACGGTGATTGTCGCCATGACGAAATTCCCGCGCCGTGCGGTCGGGCGTGCCGATTTCCCAGAGCTGACGTCCGTGGCGCACCGGCGTCCAGATGAGATCGCCGAGCGCGGTTGTCGCTCCGGGATTCACGGCGATGTCGTCGCGGCGAAACTCGCCAAGCACGCCGTCAACAATGCGTAGAGCGTGTGGTTTCCGGCGCGGACGGAGGGGATGTGGAAATTTCCTCGCGCATCGGCGCGCGTCCAATACTGGTAGTTGCGCGCCTGCCGCTGCCAGTCGGGCGACGGCTCGGCGAGACCGACCCACGCGTTCGCGGCGTTGGCGGCGGGCGACTGCGGATCGCGAACAACAAGGCGTCCGCCGACCGCGCCGCGCTCGGCGGCTTTTGCGAAAGCGGGATGATCGAGCCAGGGCGCGGCCATGCGGCGCGCTCCGCCGCGGCCTGGCGTTCGGCGTCGGCGCGAAGCGCGGCGGGGTCAGCGTTTCGTTGAGATAAAGCATCCAGGGGCCGTAAACTTTTGCCATGCGCGACCGGCGGGGGCGATTGTGTTCGGCGCGCCGTAGTGCGAGCACGCGAGGATTTTCAGGAGAATGCGCTGCCAGTGCGCGGTGTTGTGCTGGCGCGTGGGACCGCCGTTTTGGTCCTCGGTGCTGCCGTAAATAATCCAGCAGCCGAGGCGGGAGTTGCCGCCAATCCAGCCGTGCGCATAGTGCCCGCCGGCATCGGTGAAGTAGTGATATTTGTCGGTGATTTGATTCTTCCACGGGCCGCCGGTGAAACGCATGGATTCTTCGGGCCGAGAATTTCAAAAGGCGTGTCGGCCGGGGAAGTTCGCGAAAACGGTCGGCATCGACGGCAATGGTATCGAAAAGTTTGTCGCTGACTCGCGAAACAAAACGCGCCTGCGCCATGGTGAACGCGGCGCGGTCCGCCGGATGAGTGAAGACGGCGAACATGCGCAGCGCGCGCTCGCCGGGGAGCATCACATAGTGGAGCGCGACGTCGATTTCGCCGCGGCCGTTTTGGGCAAAACGAGCTCGGCTTTTTGTCCGGCATTTTTTGCGGGATCGGCGGCGATGGTGAGCGCCGGACGCGCGAGGTGATTATTTTTTCCGGTGTGCCAGTCGAGATAACTGGGCGAGGCGAGGACGGCGCGCTCACCGAGGCTGAATTGCGCGAGGTTGCCCGTGGCGCGGTCAATCTCGGCGCGAACAAGACCGTTGGAGAGGATGATCGTCTTGTCGTGCCGCTCAAGCGTCACAAGCCCGGTTGCAACGGCGGCTGCGCAAAGCGACTGGCAAGCGAACAGGATTGTGACGACAAGAAGCGGCAGGTGGCGCATGGCTTTAATCGGAGTGGATCAGGCTGTCCGCAAACGGCGGAGCGCGGCAAGGATCGTGAGCGCGACGAGGTAGAGGAGACCCGGCGCGCCGCCGCCCCCGCCCCCACCCTTGTCGGTGTCGTCACCGGTCGGCGGCGGAGCGGTTGTGCCGGTGTTGGTGCCACTGGTAGAGGCGGTTATTGTCAGCGTGGCGGTGTTGCTGACGATCCCACCCATTTCATTGGAAACTAAAACGGAATAAGCACCGACATCCGCCTGCTGCACATTTGTTATGATGTGAGAATAAGCGGTCGCACTGGAGATGATCTCACCGTCCTTCTGCCATTGGTAGGCGGGGTTTGGCGCGCCTATGGCAAGGACAGTGAAGGTGGCGGTGGCACCGGTGGCGACGATTCTGTTTTCCGGGTGGCCGAGAATGCGCGGACTGTCGAGAAACACGCGAATGGTGCTGTTGCCAGTGTCGGCCACGTAGATATCGCCCGTAGTGCTGTCAGTCGTGATGGAGGCGGGGAGTCGAGACGCGCATCGGAATCGATGCCGTCGGACGAACCGGGACTTCCTGCAAGGCCGGCGCTGGTGACAACCTCCCCGGAAACGATGTCGAAACGACGGATGGTGTGATTGCCTGTGTCAGCGATGTAAAGGTTGCCGGCTGAGTCGGCGGCGAGTCCCTTGGGTTGATTAAAACGAGCGTCTGCTGCAAGGCCGTCGGCGGTGCCGCTCACACCAAGCCGCCCGGCGACCGTGCTGATGGTGCCGCTGGCCGGATCGATTTTCCGGATGGCATTGTTGAGCGTGTCGGCAACGTAGAGTTGCCCGTCGGAGCCGAGAATGATGCCGGCGGGAGCGTTGAGGCGAGCGGTCGTGAAATCACCATCGCTCGCGCCGGATGTGTCGAGCGCACCGGCGGCGATGGTGGCTGTGCTTGCGCCGGCGGCTAGTTTAAAAACGACGTGACGCTGGGTGCTGGCGATATAAAGATTACCCGCGGTGTCGCAAGCGAGCCCGCCGGGTTGCGCGATTCCCGAGGTGAGCGTGGTGACTTGGCGAGTCGAGAGGTTGAGTGAGAGGATGGCGTTGTTGCCGGTGTCGGCAATGATGAGCGCGCCGCCACCGCCGACGGCGAGCGCGGCGGGTTGCGAGAACGTGGAACCGATTGGCGTGATTGTGGAAACATTGCCGCGCGGATCAATGGCGCGAATGGCGTTGTTGAGCGTGTCGGCGATGTAGAGATTGCCGTTGGGATGCGCGACGAGGGCTCCGGGAGAATTAAAACGCGCGACCGTAACGGCGCCGTTCGCAGCACCCGTGGTTTGGGCGAGTCCCGCGAGAACGACAAGCGCGGACTGTCCATTGATGGTTATCGTGATCTGCTTTTCGGTGGATCCTATCGCATTGGTTGCGGTGATGGTAATGGTGAAGACGCCGGTTACTGCCGGTGTTCCGCTGATGACGCCCGTGGCCGGATCGAGGGCAAGTCCGGCAGGCAAATCATCGGCGGCAAACGTCACGGGCGAGCTGCTGGTGATCGCTATCGTGTAATTGAAGGACGCCCCCGCGACGCCGTTGATATTGATTTCATCACCTCCGGTAAAAATGGGCGCGGTGGGCGCGGTAATGGTAAGGGTGAGGGTGGCGGTGGCGGTTCCCTGTTCGTTGGTTGCGGAAAGCGTCACATTGAATAATCCCGCAACCGTGGGTGTGCCACTGATGACGCCGGTCGTGGTGTCAATGACGAGGCCGGCGGGCAGGCTTGCGGCCGCGTAGCCGGTCGCGTCGTTGAGCGCGGTGATGGTGTAGGTGAATGCAACGCCTTGCGCGGCCGACGCGGTGAGCTCGCTTGTGATGACGGGCGCGGTGTTCTCATGCGCACCGATGTCGGGCGCAAGTCCGGCATAGGGAAGGCCGACATCAATGCCGGCGTCAATCAGGGCGCTGCCGAGTTTGGGTTTTAGGAAGGTGATGTCCGGCAGGTCGCCGTTGGCCTTGCGGGGAAGCGTCGTGAGTTGAGTGAAATCGACGCTTTCGAATTCGGTGTCGGCGAGTTGCGCGGGTTCGGCGGCAGTCGGGATGGCGTTGTGATCCATCGTGTTTCCGGTGTCGGCGAGGTTGCTGAGTATCCTGTTCAGCGGGTTTCCATGGCTGAGGTTGTTACGGATGACATGATCGGTGCCGGGAACATCAACGCCCGGTTGGTTCGGATCGGCATTAGGTTGATAGCCGAGGAAATTATAATCGGAGCTGTTTTGATAAGCACTGTTGTTATACCAATCGATGCCGCCGGGGTGATGATTGGCGTAGAAGCCGCGTTTGTTTTTGACGGCGATGCTGTTGCGCACGGTGTTGCGAGGGATGGGATTGGGGACGTCGGATTTTGCGATACCGTAGCCGCCTGCCTTGAAACCGGTGCCGTCGCCGCGGGAGACGCCGTCCTTGCTGTAACCGTTGTAAAGGGCCCAGCAGTTTTCAAAAACGACGGATTGGTTTTGGTTGATGCAGTCGAATCCGTCGTCGCTGTTATACCAGGCGCGGCAGCCGCGGAAGATGTTGCCCGCGCCGTTTCCGTGGCAGCCAAAGCCGTCCACGTTTCCACCCGCGCCGCCCTCGGAAACGTCGTCCCAGTTGTTGTAGGCGTCGCAGTTGAGCACGAGGTTTCGCGCGGCGCTGCCGGACATGTAAACACCGATGGCCTTGCCGTCGTGCATGGAGAGGCGCTCGAGGATGTTGTCGTTGCCGGTGACCTCAAAGCAGATGGATTGGGTGTGCGTGGTGATGTTCACTTGCACGCCGATGACTTCGAGGCCGCGAATGTGTATCCAGGAGCCTTTAAGACTGAAGACGTGGATTCGGTATCCGGCAGGATTGACCGCGCTCATGTCAAAAACGGGCTTTTCGTCCTGATACGCGGCGTAGGTGATCGGGCTGCCGCTTGATCCGCTTTTGGTGAGGTCGGTGACGTAGGCGAAAACGCCGCTGTATGCCGCGATCTGCGAGTCCTGCATGGCATAGGTGCCGCCGCGAATGTAAACGGTTTCGCCGGGCGAGACGGCTTCCTGCGCGCGCTGGATGGTGGCGAAGGGGCGCGCGAGCGTGCCGGTGGCGTTGTCATCGCCATCGGGCGCGACAAACCAGTCGAACGGACCAACGGTGCCTTCAACGCTGATGTTAAGCGTGGCCGAAGTGGCGCCGTTGCCATTGACAGCGACAATGGTCAGGGCAATGGGGCTTGTAGTTTTGATGTCGCCAGTGATTTCTCCAGTGGCGGTATTGATCGACCAGCCTTCGGGAAGATTTGCCGCGGCGAAGGAAGTGGGGGCGTTGCTGGCGGTGATTGTGTAACTGAAGGCGTCGCGATAATTGCCCGAGACAGCGAGTTCACTGGTGATGACCGGGCGCGGGCTGCCGGAGTCAACGGAAACGACGGCCTGTATTTTGTTTGCATCGACAATGGTGATGCTGGCGACAAATCCCGGCGCGGCGGATTCATCCCAAATAAACAACGGCGAGCCGGTGATGCCGCCGGCAGCCTGAAGAATTGTGTAGGTGCCGGGAACCAGCGTGACACCCTCGGGGACGACAGGCGTGACCTTGAGGATGGAGCCGAGCGCGACGGCGCCGCCGACATTGAAGGTGGCGAGCGCGCCCGCATCGGTGGCATCGGCGAGAAGCGTGGAGCCGTCCGCAAAAGTTGCCGCGCCCGTGCTCGTGCCGGAACCGCCAAACGCGCCAGAACCCGCGACCGTGACCGCGCTCGCGCCGGAGAGATGCCCGGTGAGGTGAAGCGCGCCCGCGCTGACCGTGGTCGCGCCGGTATAGGTGCTCACACCGCTGAGCGTGAACATACCGGTGCCGACCTTGGTGAGGGCGGCGATTTGCGCGGCGGTTTTATTCTCGATAGTTCCGCTGAAAACGGTGTCGAGATTTCGCGCGCCAATGGCAAAAACCGTCGTGCCGTTGGCGGGGCGGGCCACGAGCCTTTCCGTGCCAATGACATTGCCCAGCGCGCCAAAGCTAATTGTGCCAGTCGACGCGCCGCTACCATGCGGCTCGATATAGACATTGTTGAGTATAACGCTTGCGCTGGCCAACTCGGTGCCCTTTGAGGCGGCGTAGCCATTGGTGCCGTTGAGGTGGCGTATCTGCCTGACAGTGGATGAAGTTGTATTGAGGCGAAGCTCGCCAGAAAAGTTAGCGAACGATTCGCCATAAATATCGATAATGTTTCCGGCTGTAACCGTGAACGTGCCGGAGCCTGTCACGGCTCCGCCGATGCGCAAAGCGCGGCCGGTTCGCATCTCACCTGTTTTCCCCTCGGGGATAAGGATCGAGTGGTCGAGAACGATGGAGGTCGAGGCGTCCATCGTGAGTGTTCCTCCCGCCAAAACGACCGGACCGAAGGACGATGTGACGTAATTAACCGCAGGATAAAAAACCTGAAGCGCCCCCGCCTCCACCGTGGTCGTGCCGGTGAACGCCGTGTTCGTGGCGGAAAACGCCAGCGTGCCCGCGCCCTTTTTGCGCAACTGCATGTTTCCGGAAAGTCCTCCGCCGGCGGCGGGCGCGAAGGTAAGCGCGCGCGTCGTGTCCACGGTGACCGATCCGGGCGAAACCGCGCCGGGGATTGCGATCGTCGCGGTGCTCGACGTGTCATCGAACACGACCGCGTCGCCGTTGATGAACGTCGCGGGCGAGCCGTTGTAGATCCAGTTTTGCGATGTCGAGTTCCAGTTGCCGTCGGTCGCGCCGGTCCAGGTAAGCGTCGCGTTCTGGGCGAAGGCGGCGCCCTGCAACATCAGCGCGGAGGCGCCGGCGAGCAGAAGCGTTTTTGCGATGCTAAAGACCCGAGTGATTGCGGGCGTGGGCAGGGTGTTTGTTTGGGTGCGCATAAAAGGGATCAAGGGTGTGTTGGAGCGAGGGGCGTGGAGCGGGCGACGGTCAAAAATTTGTTACTTTTCGACGTAAAAATACCAAAACGCCCATGCCCCTCCGCACCCCTATTTTTAGGGATGCCTAAAAAAACGCACTCTGGCAGAGTAGTTTAAATGAAACCCCCGATCACACGCCTGATCCCCTCTTTCTCATTCTCCTCGCCGCCGTCCCGCTGGCCCGCGCAGCGCAAACCCCCGCCACGAATTCTCAGCAGGCGCAAAGCACCGGCCCCGAGTTCATCATACACAACTGGTTCGTCGAGGACGGGCTGCCCCACAACGGCATCAACAACATCGTGCGCGACTCGCGCGGCTTTCTCTGGATAGGCACGCTGGGCGGCCTGGCACGCTTCGACGGGAGAAACTTTATCGAATATCCGATACCGGAGGATTTTGCCCACAGCCGATACAATATCCGCGCCCTCGCGATCGAGGATGAAAACACAATCCTGCTGCTCAACGCGGCGAACAAACTCCTTCGCCTGCGCAACGGAAAATACGAACTGCATCCGGCGAATGAGCACCTAGCCAACATCACGCCGCGCGACCTCGCGGTGGATCACACCGGCGCCGTCTGGATCGGCACGGACTCGCCGTCGATCATGCGCTGGTCGGAAGCCGGCGGCGCGGGCGCAATGGAAATCTTCGACACCGAGGCGGGCGTCACCCGGCGCAATTCCACCTTCTGTTTCGTGAGCGACGAGAACAACCGCACCTGGGTGGCAGGCGGCGATTTTTTCGGCTGGTATGAGGACGGCGAACTGCATCGCTACGAAAAACAAAGCCCCCGCTCGGTCATGATAACCAAGGCGCGCGCCGGCGGGCTCTGGGTCGCGAGCCGCGACAACCTCGCGCGCTTCGACACGACACGCGGCACCTGGAATGTCGTGCTCTCCGGCAAGGACTGGCCCATGGCGCGCGCCGGGCTTCAGCATTTTTATGAAGGCAAGGACGGCGTGCTCTGGCTGGCAACCCGGCGCGACGGCGTGCTGCGCCTAATCGACGGACACCTGAAGCCCCTGGCGCTTCGATACGACCGCGTGCATGCCATCAACGAGGACATCAACAATGACATCTGGCTCGGCATCTACGCCGCCGGGCTCGTCCACCTGAAACCAAACCGCCACGTGATACTGAACAGCGACGCCGGCCTGCCCATGGACGTGAGCACATCGGTGAGCATTGACGAAACCGGCGCGCTTTGGTGCGCCAACCAGGCGGGCGGGCTCGTGCGTGTCGAGAACGGCGAAATCACCGTCATAAAAGCCCCCACCCGAAACATGCCCTTTGTCATCAATGTCTGCGCGGATCAGCGCGGCACCATCTGGGTCGGCACGGCGAGCGGCCTGTATTCAACACCCGTCAAGGCGGACGACGGACAGCGCGTCCTGCGTCACGTCAATCCGGCGCTGCGCGGCATCCAAACTCTCTTCTGCGATTCCAAGGGAAACCTCTGGCTGAGCTGGGCATCCTCAAAATTCGCCGTCATAAAAAACGGCGTGGTGAACGAATTCACAGCGGAGGACGGCTTCCCTGGCTCGCGGGTGGCCAGCATCGCCGAGCGCAAGACACCGAAAGGCCGCGAAATATGGATGGCCTTGGAAAACGGCCGGCTCTTCCAAGTGCGCGAGGACGCGCCCGACGGCGAAAAAAAGTTCATCGCGCAATCACTCCCCCACGGCGCCCTCGACGCGCAATTGCACACGCTCTTTGTCGACTCCGAAAACAACCTCTGGCTCGGCACCACCAGCGGCCTCGTCCTCTGGCGAGAAGACACCCCGCGCCTCTTCACCCAGGACGACGGCCTGCCCGACAACATAATCAACCAGGTCATCGCAGACGGCTACGGACGCCTCTGGGTGAGCAGTCGCCGGGGCATTTTTCATGTATCCATAAAACAACTACTGGCCGCGGCGGACGCGCCCGGCTCCCCCGTCAACGCCACGCTCTTCGGGCGCGACGACAACCTTGAGGGAATCTCCGGCATGGTCGGCATCCAGCCCATGGCGTGGAAGCACCGCGACGGCAACCTGTGGTTTGTCACCTATCGCGGCGTTGTCGGTTTCGACGCCGTGCGCCCGCCCGAAACACCCAAGCCGCTTCCCGTTTACATCGACGGCATCCATATCGACGGAGCCCGCGTTCCCGTGCCCGGCAAGGGTTCAATTCATATCGGCCCGGGCGTCGGGCAGCTTGAGCTGCATTTCGCCGCGCTTGATTTCTCGAATCCCGGACGCGTGCGCGTGCGACGCATGCTCGAGGGCTTCGACATAGACTGGAACGACGCCACCGGCGAACTCCACTGCGCCTACCCCAACCTCCAGCCAGGACGCTACGTGTTCCGCGTCGAGGCGATCAACGGCGACGGCGGCGCGAGCCGCGCCGAAACCTCCCTCGTCATCATCGTCGCGGCCGCGTGGTGGCAGACCGTGTGGTTTCGCGCGATCCTTGCCTTCGCCTGCGTCGCGCTCGTCTCGTGGATCGCGCTCAAGGTTTCCAACCGCCTCCTCAAGCAACGGCTCCGCCGCCTCGAGCATGAGCACGCCCTGGAGCGCGAACGCACGCGCATCGCGCGCGACTTGCACGACGAGCTCGGCGGCCGTGTCACCAAAATCGGATACATCGCCGACAGCCTGCTCCGCGAGGACGAACCGACCCCGGTGAAGGAGCTCGCGCAAAACCTGGTCACCCAGTCGCACTACCTTGTGGAGGATCTTCACGGCGTTGTTTGGACTGTAAACCCGCAAAATGATTCCTGGCAGCAGCTCGCCGCATACATAGTGCGCTATGCCCAGCGCCATCTCGCCGGCACGCCAATCCTGTGCACCGCCGATGGCGCGCACACCATCCCTGACCTGCCAATCACGCCCGAAGCCCGCCACAACATCCTGTCCATCGCAAAGGAAGTGCTGAACAATATCCTCAAACATTCGCAAGCCGCGCGCGCCACCATCACCATGAGTGTCGAAAACGAGCGTTTTCGCCTCGTCATTGCCGACGACGGACGGGGCTTCGATCCGAACGCGCCCGAAAACAACGAGGGCAACGGCCTCTACAATATGCGAACGCGCATGGCTGAGATTGGAGGACGTGTTGACATAACAAGCAATCCGGGGAATGGTTCGACGATCACAATAGACTCGCCTCTCAAATGCCGCCCGCCCCAATACGGAGGCGGGGCGAACCCCCAGCCAAAAAACCCGGATGCCACTCAAAGTCGCCATTGTTGAAGACCGATCCGAGATCGCGGAGGAGCTCTCCCGCATAATCACGCGCGCGCCCGACATGGAACTCGCCTGCGTGTGCCGCAACTACCGAAGCGCCCTCGCGCGCATTCCCGAGGCGCAGCCGGACGTCGTCATCATGGACATCAACCTGCCCGACGGCTCGGGCATCCAGGCCACCGCCCACATCAAGCGCGTCCTTCCAAAAACCGAGGTTCTCATCCTGACAATCTACGAGGAGACTGACGAAATCTTCAAGGCGCTCGAAGCCGGCGCGAGCGGCTACCTCCTCAAACGCTCGTCATCGGAAGAGCTTCTCGCCGCGCTCAGAAATCTTTCAAAGGGCGAAGTGCCCATGACCGGCGAAATCGCGCGCAAGGTCATCCAGTTTTTTCACAAGGACAAACCCGTGAGCGCCAGCCAAAGCCTCGACGATCCGCTTACCCTGCGCGAAATCGAAATCCTGCAAATGGCCGCGCGCGGACTCTCCGCAAAGGAAATCGCCGCGCAATGCGGCATCGGCGTGCAAACCGTGAACAGCCACCTGCGCAGCATCTACGACAAGCTCCACGTGCACTCCCGCATGGAGGCCGTAAACAAATATTTCGGCTAAAGCTGTTTCGGTTTAAATTGTCGCGAGGAAATGCCTTTTGGTAGGGCGAACTGTCCCCGGTGAGCCGCAACATCCCCGGCTCACATGTCCAGAATCGCGATGCCGTGCGCTTCGAGGTTGACCGTCTTCGCCGTCCTGCCGTTGGCGAGCGTGATGCGCGTGGCTTGCGGCGTGCCGGCGTTGTTGATAACGACGAGCTTTTTGCGCTTCGGAAAATACGTCGCCTCGGTGTTGAGGTTTTCGGAGTGCCACACGCCCCACTTTGCCTCGTGCGCGGCGGCCCAGAAAAGCGCGCGGTGCAACAGGCGCGTGTTTTCGTAGGTGAATTTGAATCCGCTCATATACACCGCGCGACCCTTGCCAAAGGCGTGCGTGGCGAGGCGCGGCGAAGCTTCGCCAGGACGCTCGGCGTGCACATGCGTGTCGCCGTCGAAAACATAAATGTTGTCGATTTCCTTCGGGCCAAAATCGAGCGTCACGTCGGCCAATTCCTCGGTGATAAAATGCTTTGGAGAGAGGTCGTATTTGTAACGTCCGTTGGCGACGCGCTCGCCGTTGTCGCGATCGAGTCCGAGCACGCGCGCGAGGCGGAAGTTTTGCCCGGCCTGCGGGAGCGCGCTTGGCTCTGCAATGCCGATGAGGCCGCCGCCGCGTTGCACGTATTCCGTGATCGCGGTTTCGACGCGCGGGTCGGCCCAATGCGCGCCGCCGCTCCACGCGGTGCCGGCGCGTCCGCAGTTGATGATCGCCTTCACGCCGCGCGGCACGCCGTTTTGCGCGATGTCGTCGAGGCTGATGAATTGCACGTCGAGCGGAAGCCCGGAGAGCGCCTCGAGCACGTGGTAGAGTTCGACGTTGGCCATGAAGTGGCCGGAGCACGTCCACGCGCGCAGATCGCCCCACGCGGTGAGCACGGCGACCTTGAACGGCGCGACATGCGGTTTGTCGCCCTTGTGGAATGATTTCAGCAGGCGGAATTCGTTGGCCACTTTTTCAATGTAATCCTGGAAGTCGGGCCACGGTTCGACGAGCGAGAGATAGCCGCCGAGGCCGATGCGGTCGATGGGCGCGCGCACGATGCCGCGGCGCGCGTCGATCCAGAAATTTTTCGCGTCGAGCGTGGGGTTGCCGCCGCCGTTTTTTTGGAAGGTGGGCTCGCCCTTGAGTCCGGTCGGGAAAAGATACGGGTGCAGGCGCAGCTCTTTTGTGGACACGCCGCGCGAGTGCGCGCAGAGGCGAACCTCGAAGGCGTTGAACACGCACTTGATGAGGCCGTCGAAACCGAACTCATGGAAGCGCGGGCTGCTCGGTTCGACGCCGATCCAGTTGTCGTCGTAAAAAACGTAGGCGAGCTTCTTGTGCTTGTGGACGAGATCGACGCACTTGCGGCCAAACTCGATCACGAAGTCGTGCATGAACGCCATGTAGTCGCGGTAGCGGCGCGTCGGGGCGTTGTGCGTGGAATTGTAGAGGCCGCCGTTGACGAAATCCTCGGAGGTGAGCTTGTAGCCGTATTTTTTCTCGAAGAGTTTCAGCGCGCGCGGGCTCACGGTCATTTCATAATCGGCCCAGTCGGTATACACGTCGCGCAGGCGTTTGTGGTCGGCGCCCCAGAACCACGTTAAATTATAAAACATCGACGTGAAACGCACGACGCGCGTGTCGGCATGGTCGCGCAGCCAGCCGTCGAGATATGCGAGCAGCGCCTTTTGCGTTTCCGGATGCATGGGATCGACGGCGGAGAGATGCTCGCGATCACCCCAGTTGTTGGTGAGGTGATTATACATCGAGATTTCCTCCCAGATACGGAACGCGAGAAAATTGACCGTGTAACGGTGCCCGGGAGTTGCGCCGGTGATGATGACCGCGCCTTTTTTCGGATCAACGCTCCACTTCGCCTTCGGCACTTCACCGCCCGTGGTGCGGTCGAAAACCTGCCACCACTGCTTCGGCGAGTCCTTGACGTTCACGACAAACTGCTCGGTGTAATAACCGTCGAGCAACGAAATCGTGACGGACGGTTTCGCCGCGACAACCGGCCTCGACATGAGGAAATTTTGCTGGAGCTTGTGCGGATTCTTGCGCGCCCAAGGCTGCACCGAACGCACGAGGCAGATCGTCGAATAAATCGAATAACCGGATTGCGTGATCTCCGGCGAAAGCTGTGTGCCGTCGGAGTCGCGAATGGTGTCGGCGCCCCATTTTTTTGCGAGCTGGAGCGTGAGCTGTTCAAAGCCGGCCTCGCCGGGAAGCGTGAAACTGCCGGAGAAAGAAGGAATGTTTGTGGACATGGCAAAGGGAATATCCGCGGAATCAAGGGAGTGGTGGATGGCGCAAAAAACGCCCTACCCTTCCTGCAAAAAATCGCGCAGTTT
This genomic interval carries:
- a CDS encoding immunoglobulin domain-containing protein, with the translated sequence MADTGNSTIRVFLDSPRILGHPENRIVATGATATFTVLAIGAPNPAYQWQKDGEIISSATAYSHIITNVQQADVGAYSVLVSNEMGGIVSNTATLTITASTSGTNTGTTAPPPTGDDTDKGGGGGGGAPGLLYLVALTILAALRRLRTA
- a CDS encoding sensor histidine kinase, encoding MPHNGINNIVRDSRGFLWIGTLGGLARFDGRNFIEYPIPEDFAHSRYNIRALAIEDENTILLLNAANKLLRLRNGKYELHPANEHLANITPRDLAVDHTGAVWIGTDSPSIMRWSEAGGAGAMEIFDTEAGVTRRNSTFCFVSDENNRTWVAGGDFFGWYEDGELHRYEKQSPRSVMITKARAGGLWVASRDNLARFDTTRGTWNVVLSGKDWPMARAGLQHFYEGKDGVLWLATRRDGVLRLIDGHLKPLALRYDRVHAINEDINNDIWLGIYAAGLVHLKPNRHVILNSDAGLPMDVSTSVSIDETGALWCANQAGGLVRVENGEITVIKAPTRNMPFVINVCADQRGTIWVGTASGLYSTPVKADDGQRVLRHVNPALRGIQTLFCDSKGNLWLSWASSKFAVIKNGVVNEFTAEDGFPGSRVASIAERKTPKGREIWMALENGRLFQVREDAPDGEKKFIAQSLPHGALDAQLHTLFVDSENNLWLGTTSGLVLWREDTPRLFTQDDGLPDNIINQVIADGYGRLWVSSRRGIFHVSIKQLLAAADAPGSPVNATLFGRDDNLEGISGMVGIQPMAWKHRDGNLWFVTYRGVVGFDAVRPPETPKPLPVYIDGIHIDGARVPVPGKGSIHIGPGVGQLELHFAALDFSNPGRVRVRRMLEGFDIDWNDATGELHCAYPNLQPGRYVFRVEAINGDGGASRAETSLVIIVAAAWWQTVWFRAILAFACVALVSWIALKVSNRLLKQRLRRLEHEHALERERTRIARDLHDELGGRVTKIGYIADSLLREDEPTPVKELAQNLVTQSHYLVEDLHGVVWTVNPQNDSWQQLAAYIVRYAQRHLAGTPILCTADGAHTIPDLPITPEARHNILSIAKEVLNNILKHSQAARATITMSVENERFRLVIADDGRGFDPNAPENNEGNGLYNMRTRMAEIGGRVDITSNPGNGSTITIDSPLKCRPPQYGGGANPQPKNPDATQSRHC
- a CDS encoding response regulator transcription factor — encoded protein: MPLKVAIVEDRSEIAEELSRIITRAPDMELACVCRNYRSALARIPEAQPDVVIMDINLPDGSGIQATAHIKRVLPKTEVLILTIYEETDEIFKALEAGASGYLLKRSSSEELLAALRNLSKGEVPMTGEIARKVIQFFHKDKPVSASQSLDDPLTLREIEILQMAARGLSAKEIAAQCGIGVQTVNSHLRSIYDKLHVHSRMEAVNKYFG
- a CDS encoding polysaccharide lyase family protein — translated: MLGEFRRDDIAVNPGATTALGDLIWTPVRHGRQLWEIGTPDRTAREFRHGDNHRRWGLWLEYPKDFPNDITYIIGKSDPPSRLELCANRAHPARRHVSRRHMANLFDCDNPYRPAAATPCCTSRLPGRTQHPARPRQRARGRHRARFAERHAMMRAGIHGQYTAARRAIPRGLAARRAKRNRPRTPSANAVAKNIMYDYLRLEVPQ
- the gnpA gene encoding 1,3-beta-galactosyl-N-acetylhexosamine phosphorylase, producing the protein MSTNIPSFSGSFTLPGEAGFEQLTLQLAKKWGADTIRDSDGTQLSPEITQSGYSIYSTICLVRSVQPWARKNPHKLQQNFLMSRPVVAAKPSVTISLLDGYYTEQFVVNVKDSPKQWWQVFDRTTGGEVPKAKWSVDPKKGAVIITGATPGHRYTVNFLAFRIWEEISMYNHLTNNWGDREHLSAVDPMHPETQKALLAYLDGWLRDHADTRVVRFTSMFYNLTWFWGADHKRLRDVYTDWADYEMTVSPRALKLFEKKYGYKLTSEDFVNGGLYNSTHNAPTRRYRDYMAFMHDFVIEFGRKCVDLVHKHKKLAYVFYDDNWIGVEPSSPRFHEFGFDGLIKCVFNAFEVRLCAHSRGVSTKELRLHPYLFPTGLKGEPTFQKNGGGNPTLDAKNFWIDARRGIVRAPIDRIGLGGYLSLVEPWPDFQDYIEKVANEFRLLKSFHKGDKPHVAPFKVAVLTAWGDLRAWTCSGHFMANVELYHVLEALSGLPLDVQFISLDDIAQNGVPRGVKAIINCGRAGTAWSGGAHWADPRVETAITEYVQRGGGLIGIAEPSALPQAGQNFRLARVLGLDRDNGERVANGRYKYDLSPKHFITEELADVTLDFGPKEIDNIYVFDGDTHVHAERPGEASPRLATHAFGKGRAVYMSGFKFTYENTRLLHRALFWAAAHEAKWGVWHSENLNTEATYFPKRKKLVVINNAGTPQATRITLANGRTAKTVNLEAHGIAILDM